A genomic window from Candidatus Obscuribacter sp. includes:
- a CDS encoding TolC family protein, translating to MSALKLFASLSLLLISSINFAAPCFCAGRETDIPDFQFQPIKPTAAITIAEAVDIAVRNYPTIAQKHFKLRASMANVSLAKTQYLPNLNIDIQESGITGNRVASTIMNNVSGFDTVPVDSGPVSQRSSMRPLVNNLQGLNLNWLMVDCGLRKANDNFAYADARSARADLNLTRLDVAFDAAEAFLEAVAAKQIIKSMQAALEHMEAANVRAKTLVSEGLKPGVEAADWEYEVARAKIALIKAEKNARLTLVNLAEKMGVAATDIDIVSDPLVRSPMEVKQFGPFDLSSHPIALLKTAEINRWRAKEEVLNKAYRPHLWLNSSVWGKGSNDGVNPIRPVGGGALPQVFNYMIGVSLSFPVMEYFPLKQQKRMAFANEQAAKADFELAMQILEKKDARARIMLAQSKRVAEETPNLVQTAKVREIKVLKRYSTGLTNMVTLAQAEKALAEAEVEDAVAQIEVWRSLLALSYAQGDLKPFVEIVNIVQGDSAKK from the coding sequence ATGAGTGCCTTAAAACTTTTTGCCAGTCTCAGCCTGCTTCTGATCAGTTCAATTAACTTTGCCGCACCTTGCTTTTGCGCCGGTCGCGAAACTGACATTCCTGATTTCCAGTTTCAGCCAATCAAGCCCACCGCCGCCATCACCATCGCTGAAGCAGTGGATATTGCCGTGCGCAACTATCCCACCATAGCTCAAAAACATTTCAAATTGAGAGCATCGATGGCCAATGTCTCTCTGGCCAAAACTCAGTATCTGCCCAACCTCAATATCGACATCCAGGAATCCGGCATCACCGGCAACCGTGTCGCCAGCACAATCATGAACAACGTCTCTGGCTTTGATACAGTGCCAGTGGACTCTGGTCCTGTATCACAACGCTCGTCGATGCGTCCTCTGGTCAATAACTTGCAAGGTCTCAACTTAAACTGGCTCATGGTTGATTGTGGTCTGCGCAAAGCCAATGACAATTTTGCTTATGCCGATGCCCGCTCTGCCCGCGCCGATCTTAACCTAACCAGACTGGATGTGGCTTTTGATGCAGCCGAAGCCTTTTTGGAAGCAGTCGCAGCCAAACAAATTATCAAATCAATGCAGGCCGCTCTGGAGCACATGGAAGCAGCCAATGTACGGGCTAAGACACTCGTATCAGAAGGACTGAAACCCGGTGTGGAAGCAGCAGACTGGGAATACGAAGTGGCAAGAGCCAAAATCGCCCTGATTAAAGCCGAAAAGAACGCCAGGCTGACCCTGGTCAATCTTGCTGAAAAAATGGGTGTAGCTGCTACCGACATCGACATAGTCTCAGATCCCCTCGTGCGCAGCCCGATGGAAGTCAAACAATTTGGACCTTTTGACCTCTCGTCCCATCCAATAGCGCTGCTCAAAACTGCCGAAATCAACAGATGGCGAGCCAAAGAAGAAGTCCTAAACAAAGCCTACAGACCGCACCTGTGGCTCAACTCATCAGTCTGGGGCAAGGGCAGCAATGATGGAGTCAATCCCATTAGACCAGTAGGCGGCGGTGCACTTCCTCAAGTTTTCAACTATATGATTGGTGTTTCACTTAGTTTTCCAGTTATGGAATACTTCCCCCTCAAACAACAAAAACGTATGGCATTTGCCAATGAACAGGCGGCCAAAGCTGATTTTGAACTGGCCATGCAAATACTCGAAAAGAAAGATGCCAGAGCGCGCATCATGCTTGCGCAATCAAAACGGGTAGCTGAAGAGACACCAAATCTGGTGCAAACAGCAAAGGTACGTGAGATCAAAGTATTAAAACGCTACAGCACTGGACTGACCAATATGGTCACCCTGGCCCAGGCTGAAAAGGCTCTAGCGGAAGCAGAAGTGGAAGATGCAGTAGCCCAGATTGAAGTCTGGCGCTCACTTCTAGCCCTATCCTACGCACAGGGCGATCTTAAACCCTTTGTTGAAATCGTAAATATTGTCCAGGGCGACTCAGCTAAAAAGTAA
- a CDS encoding efflux RND transporter permease subunit, producing MWIISLALRRPITVVAAVLSIISVAIMALSSMKQDIFPDLKIPAIYVIEGYGGMSPAQMEGYITSLYELYFLYVPGIEHIESKTIQNVTVIKVFFQPDTDMASAMAAIVAMANRATSLMPHGSYNPFVLRFDAGSLPVGQLVLASETKTVKDLEDLAYTRIRPLLATVPGAEAPPPFGGNIRSIVISVDADKLRRYNISGDEIIKVLMSGNKVLPAGNVRTGDYMRIAPVNSDLPDIHQLDYLPIRTGHGPQIFIKDIGQVQDSSDILAGYALYQGRRTVYIPAVKRADASTVSVVDALRLALPRMQQVLPKDVTISYQFDQSKYVREAINDVFHEGLLGTILPGLMILLFLRDLRSTAIVVTTIPLSLMSSIVGLWLCGQTINIQTLSGLALSIGILVDEATVCIENMHTHLANGVKKSRAVYQACVETMVPRLLAMLSVVAVFIPSFFMVGITRELFIPLSLAVGFAMVASTTLASTLVPIMAIWLLKDEPAEPSEKGDGAIAGAAEPIAHKKEHKPDFIDALKDRLNDLLLTIMPMRLVIIGVYLLVSISSVLLLYNSIGKELFPDSASSQFRVRITAPTGMRVEALERRVLGFLEQVKAEAGAGNVESSLGYAGQQPPMFPISSAFLWTSGPHQAVIDVQLKESANIDMPRFKDNLRTRLAKALPDTLFSFEPGDLVSQIMNLGSPTPLSVQITGHNLVTDKIFAGKVLKEMAKLSNLRDLQWGQPLDYPTVDIDIDRELAGQLGITAEDIGMSLQPAFFSSRFVNLSLWRDPDSGFSYQVQVQVPQDQIKSKDDIANFPTMNSSRKIQMPDDDDVGASDINKDYPENSTRHKQRPLISDVAHVTYGVTTGEYDRYNMMRMVSLTANYADTDLGSIGEAVKKAVKAAGNPPAGVFVDVKGQVPLLQDTFFHLLSGLVLAVGVIALMLLAYFQQPRIVLVVMSTTPAILLGVLTMLTVTGTTLNVQSFMGAIMSTGVGIANAILLVVFAENMRQEGMSAEQSAIHAAQSRMRPILMTSIAMVAGMVPMALSHGQSAPLGRAVIGGLLMSTSSVLTLLPLVFTIIQNKGKLGSVSLHPEDHGE from the coding sequence ATGTGGATTATTTCTCTAGCTCTGAGACGCCCGATTACAGTTGTTGCTGCTGTGCTCAGTATTATTTCTGTAGCGATTATGGCTTTGAGCAGCATGAAGCAGGATATTTTTCCTGACCTCAAAATCCCTGCCATCTATGTTATCGAGGGCTACGGCGGTATGTCGCCAGCCCAGATGGAAGGCTATATCACATCGCTCTATGAACTCTACTTTCTTTATGTGCCTGGTATCGAGCATATCGAATCCAAAACAATTCAGAACGTCACTGTAATCAAAGTCTTTTTTCAACCTGATACTGATATGGCAAGTGCTATGGCAGCGATTGTGGCAATGGCCAACAGAGCCACCAGCCTGATGCCACACGGCTCATACAACCCCTTTGTCTTGCGCTTTGATGCTGGCAGTTTGCCTGTCGGACAATTGGTACTGGCATCTGAGACTAAGACCGTAAAAGACCTGGAGGATCTGGCTTATACACGCATCAGACCTCTCCTTGCCACTGTCCCTGGTGCCGAAGCACCGCCCCCATTTGGCGGTAATATCCGCTCTATTGTGATCAGTGTTGATGCTGACAAACTGAGACGCTACAACATATCCGGCGACGAAATCATCAAAGTGCTGATGAGCGGCAACAAAGTACTACCGGCTGGCAACGTCCGCACCGGCGACTATATGCGCATCGCGCCGGTAAACTCCGACCTGCCCGATATCCATCAGCTGGATTATCTGCCTATTCGTACCGGACACGGTCCCCAGATCTTCATCAAAGACATCGGTCAGGTCCAGGATTCATCCGACATCCTGGCCGGCTATGCCCTATATCAGGGCAGACGCACGGTCTACATACCAGCAGTTAAAAGAGCCGATGCCTCCACTGTCTCTGTAGTCGACGCCCTGCGTTTGGCTCTGCCTCGCATGCAACAGGTACTACCTAAAGACGTCACAATCAGCTATCAATTCGACCAGTCCAAATATGTGCGCGAAGCAATCAATGATGTATTCCATGAAGGACTACTGGGCACAATCCTACCCGGTCTGATGATCTTGCTCTTTTTGCGGGATTTGCGCAGTACGGCCATTGTAGTTACCACTATCCCCTTGTCTTTGATGTCGTCAATAGTTGGTCTCTGGCTTTGTGGACAGACTATCAATATCCAGACATTGAGCGGACTGGCTCTATCCATCGGCATCCTGGTGGACGAAGCCACGGTCTGTATCGAAAACATGCACACCCACCTGGCCAATGGTGTCAAAAAATCCAGAGCGGTCTATCAAGCTTGTGTTGAGACTATGGTGCCAAGATTACTGGCCATGCTCTCAGTAGTAGCTGTATTTATCCCGTCATTTTTTATGGTGGGTATAACTCGCGAATTGTTTATCCCCCTGTCTCTGGCTGTAGGATTTGCCATGGTGGCATCGACCACACTGGCCTCTACCCTGGTGCCAATTATGGCCATATGGTTGCTCAAAGACGAACCAGCCGAACCTAGCGAAAAAGGCGACGGCGCCATAGCCGGAGCAGCCGAGCCAATTGCCCACAAAAAAGAGCATAAACCCGACTTTATTGATGCCCTTAAAGACCGCCTCAACGATTTGCTACTGACGATAATGCCCATGCGCCTAGTGATTATCGGTGTCTATCTTTTGGTCAGTATTTCTTCGGTGCTTTTACTCTACAACTCTATTGGTAAAGAGCTATTTCCTGATTCGGCTAGCAGTCAATTTAGAGTACGTATAACGGCTCCCACTGGGATGCGTGTAGAGGCGCTAGAAAGACGCGTCCTGGGCTTTTTGGAGCAAGTCAAAGCAGAGGCAGGCGCAGGCAATGTCGAAAGCTCTCTTGGATATGCCGGACAGCAGCCACCGATGTTCCCCATAAGCTCAGCTTTTTTATGGACCAGTGGACCACACCAGGCCGTTATAGATGTGCAGCTCAAAGAGTCAGCTAACATCGATATGCCAAGGTTTAAGGACAACTTGCGTACCCGCCTGGCAAAAGCCCTGCCCGACACTTTGTTTAGCTTTGAGCCCGGCGACCTGGTCAGCCAAATTATGAACCTCGGCTCGCCCACACCTCTGTCGGTCCAGATAACAGGACACAATCTGGTCACAGACAAAATATTTGCCGGCAAAGTGCTCAAAGAAATGGCTAAATTGAGCAATCTGCGTGACCTGCAATGGGGCCAACCCCTGGACTATCCCACTGTCGATATCGACATCGACAGAGAGCTTGCCGGCCAGCTTGGTATCACCGCCGAAGACATTGGCATGTCCTTGCAGCCAGCATTCTTTTCTAGTCGTTTTGTCAACTTGAGCCTCTGGCGCGACCCCGATAGCGGCTTTAGCTATCAGGTGCAAGTACAAGTGCCACAGGATCAAATCAAATCAAAAGACGACATTGCTAACTTCCCTACAATGAATAGCTCTCGCAAAATTCAGATGCCTGACGATGATGATGTGGGCGCTTCAGACATCAATAAAGACTATCCAGAAAACAGTACAAGACACAAACAACGTCCTTTAATTTCGGATGTAGCCCATGTCACTTATGGTGTTACCACTGGTGAATATGATCGCTATAACATGATGCGCATGGTATCGCTCACCGCCAACTATGCTGATACCGACCTGGGTAGTATCGGTGAGGCCGTCAAAAAAGCTGTCAAAGCAGCAGGCAATCCGCCAGCTGGTGTTTTTGTGGACGTTAAAGGACAAGTGCCACTCTTACAAGATACGTTCTTCCACCTACTTAGCGGTCTGGTCCTGGCTGTCGGTGTAATTGCCCTGATGCTCCTGGCTTACTTCCAGCAGCCGCGTATTGTGCTGGTGGTCATGTCCACCACCCCAGCCATATTGCTTGGCGTCTTGACGATGCTGACTGTGACCGGTACCACACTTAATGTGCAGTCCTTTATGGGCGCAATTATGTCCACTGGGGTAGGCATTGCTAACGCTATCTTGCTTGTTGTCTTTGCCGAAAACATGAGACAAGAAGGCATGTCTGCTGAGCAATCAGCGATACATGCAGCGCAAAGTCGTATGCGACCCATCCTGATGACATCGATTGCCATGGTAGCAGGGATGGTGCCTATGGCGCTCTCCCATGGGCAGAGCGCCCCGCTTGGTAGAGCCGTTATCGGTGGACTGCTGATGTCGACTAGCTCAGTACTAACGCTCCTGCCTCTGGTCTTTACTATCATCCAAAATAAAGGCAAACTTGGCTCAGTATCGCTCCATCCCGAAGATCACGGCGAATAA
- a CDS encoding tetratricopeptide repeat protein — MLKNLLVTSSLLFAILPTLAQAPQGYGFPGRGNASDWSDALPYYNLGNKYLESGRYDEAIDSFHAACARYDQDADFYINLGVAYRKVDDYQSAEQAFTRALSINDKDWMTWSNLGNALLKQKKLKETIAAFNRSLKCKPPAKEKAAMEKDIADINKIISMTQPPPPQRTIKKTPAVQPPAVKKTGTAKDVSGWDELLK; from the coding sequence ATGCTCAAAAATTTGTTAGTGACCAGCTCTCTGCTTTTTGCAATTTTGCCCACCCTGGCTCAAGCACCGCAGGGTTATGGTTTTCCTGGTCGGGGCAATGCCTCGGACTGGAGCGATGCTTTGCCTTATTACAATCTTGGCAATAAATATTTAGAAAGTGGGCGCTATGACGAGGCGATTGATAGCTTCCATGCTGCTTGCGCTCGCTATGACCAGGATGCTGACTTTTATATCAATCTGGGCGTGGCCTATCGCAAGGTAGATGACTATCAAAGTGCTGAGCAGGCCTTTACCCGGGCCCTTAGCATCAACGACAAAGACTGGATGACCTGGAGCAATCTCGGCAATGCTTTGCTCAAGCAAAAAAAACTCAAAGAAACAATCGCTGCTTTTAACCGCAGTCTCAAATGCAAGCCGCCGGCTAAAGAAAAGGCCGCTATGGAAAAAGACATAGCTGATATCAATAAAATCATCAGCATGACTCAGCCTCCTCCACCTCAGAGGACCATCAAAAAAACTCCGGCAGTGCAGCCACCAGCAGTCAAAAAAACAGGCACAGCAAAAGACGTATCAGGCTGGG
- a CDS encoding tetratricopeptide repeat protein, producing the protein MHKRLTRLLICATIYSALFVSPAQAETGYGWQEFVDQGDLQLKLQRLPQAEECYRQALKITRQSKPTNIDDIVTCQNKLAKILTIEDINEESIPLYKKSLKQLQKAHGKNSPLLIATLIALGKVQEMDGEYLKAVKLYQRAVDIDALDSKSDSARQALCLHNLGLASYKANLIQQAEDCYRKALTLTLAQRALSDTSELVSLLSDYLDLRQHYTGPSKIMVSQFQTELLKDQVQALASTRAVAPSSFESQVSLSFKPQPGAAPVVIPEQNGDNALIDEIARQNARDKGNSTDQLNSSGIDYMERMVAIDIKTLGPNHPSVARDLKGLASVYVNQGRYEQAQPLLERALAIYVAIYGNKSVAAQRLSTLLDLLKQARQSADIAPTLIGELASKNTVPLAAQTLEIAQRLNELAFASYCQGKLEDASAFYAYALDSTLHATGERSLFTAATLKDYERVLRSLGQTSQAEKYNTISRSITTEALAVKLLRVQ; encoded by the coding sequence ATGCATAAGCGCCTCACACGACTGCTCATCTGTGCCACTATATATAGTGCTCTATTTGTGTCGCCCGCGCAGGCGGAGACAGGCTATGGCTGGCAAGAATTTGTCGACCAGGGCGACTTGCAACTCAAATTGCAAAGACTGCCTCAGGCTGAAGAATGCTACCGCCAGGCGCTCAAAATAACACGCCAGTCAAAGCCGACCAACATTGACGATATTGTCACCTGCCAAAATAAGTTAGCTAAAATACTGACTATCGAAGACATCAACGAAGAGTCCATACCTCTCTACAAAAAATCACTAAAACAGCTACAAAAGGCACATGGTAAAAACAGCCCGCTTTTGATTGCGACACTCATCGCTTTGGGCAAAGTCCAGGAAATGGACGGTGAATATCTCAAAGCCGTCAAGCTCTATCAGCGGGCTGTCGACATAGATGCGCTCGACAGCAAAAGTGACTCAGCCAGACAGGCTCTCTGTTTGCATAATCTAGGACTGGCAAGCTATAAGGCCAATCTTATACAACAAGCCGAAGACTGTTACCGCAAAGCTCTCACCCTCACACTCGCCCAGAGAGCCCTGTCAGATACCAGCGAGCTTGTCTCCTTGCTCAGCGACTATCTCGATTTGCGCCAGCACTATACTGGTCCAAGCAAAATAATGGTTTCACAATTTCAAACAGAATTACTCAAAGATCAAGTACAGGCACTGGCATCAACTAGAGCAGTGGCACCGTCTAGCTTTGAAAGCCAGGTCAGCCTGAGCTTTAAGCCACAGCCAGGGGCGGCACCAGTGGTGATACCAGAGCAAAACGGTGACAATGCTCTGATAGACGAAATCGCCAGACAAAATGCCCGGGACAAAGGTAACAGCACTGACCAGCTAAATAGCAGCGGCATAGATTATATGGAGCGGATGGTAGCCATCGACATCAAAACACTGGGTCCAAACCATCCCAGCGTTGCCCGCGACCTCAAAGGTCTAGCATCAGTCTATGTCAATCAAGGTCGCTACGAGCAAGCCCAGCCACTGCTGGAGCGTGCATTAGCTATCTATGTTGCCATTTACGGCAACAAAAGTGTGGCAGCGCAAAGACTGAGTACCTTGCTTGACCTACTAAAACAAGCCAGACAGAGTGCTGATATAGCCCCTACATTGATTGGTGAACTAGCCAGCAAAAATACAGTGCCGCTGGCTGCTCAAACCCTAGAAATTGCCCAGAGACTCAATGAGCTGGCCTTTGCCAGCTATTGCCAGGGTAAATTAGAAGACGCCAGCGCGTTTTATGCTTATGCTCTCGACAGTACACTGCATGCCACCGGTGAGCGCAGCCTCTTTACCGCAGCCACTCTCAAAGATTACGAGCGAGTCTTACGCAGCTTAGGTCAAACTAGCCAGGCCGAAAAATACAATACCATTAGCCGCAGCATCACCACAGAAGCACTGGCCGTGAAGCTTTTGAGAGTGCAATAG